One window from the genome of Cryptomeria japonica chromosome 6, Sugi_1.0, whole genome shotgun sequence encodes:
- the LOC131052827 gene encoding cytochrome P450 750A1-like, which produces MFLRLGSVPTVVVSSPALAKEFLKTHDLVFANRPNCAVGKYICYDHKDVAYGPYGGYWRQMRKLLTVELLTGKRIDSFRFVREEEVSAMIASIWQESGRGTHCVDLKRSLSSLTRNITCRMFASRTYSDNDLRGGLGFKEMVDEMFSVAGAFCVGDVISSLDWLDMQGIRRRMQAVHKIFDGFAEKLIDEHIHRRLGAFCVGDVIPSLDWLDMQGIRRRMAVHKIFDGFAEKLIDEHIHRRLGKGNPKEKDHVKDMVDAMLDMAEADSQTISRVNIKAIILDMVAPGIEKSSTTVEWAMSELLRNPATLARAQKEIESAVGRDRRVRESDVMSFDYLRCVVKETFRLHPPFPLLIPHESMEGCNVGGYFVPPKTRLFVNVWAMGRDKNVWKDAHQFEPERFIGCNKDVRGQDFDLLPFGTGRRGCPGISMGLSVLELALAQLLHCFDWTVEGEVDMAEEFGLTVPRKTPLFVRPSWRLPAEYPI; this is translated from the exons ATGTTTCTCCGTTTGGGCTCCGTCCCCACTGTTGTAGTGTCTTCTCCTGCCCTGGCAAAAGAATTCCTCAAAACGCATGATTTGGTCTTCGCAAACAGACCAAACTGTGCGGTGGGGAAATACATATGCTATGATCATAAAGACGTGGCTTACGGCCCCTATGGAGGGTACTGGAGGCAGATGAGAAAGCTGTTGACGGTGGAGTTGCTCACAGGGAAGAGAATCGACTCTTTCAGATTTGTTAGAGAGGAAGAAGTGTCTGCCATGATCGCCTCCATCTGGCAGGAAAGCGGGCGTGGTACGCACTGTGTGGATTTGAAGAGGAGTCTCTCCTCACTAACTCGAAATATTACCTGCAGAATGTTTGCCAGCAGGACGTATTCGGACAACGACTTGAGAGGAGGGCTTGGCTTCAAGGAAATGGTTGACGAGATGTTTAGTGTGGCCGGTGCATTTTGCGTGGGTGATGTCATTTCTTCTCTGGACTGGCTCGACATGCAAGGAATCCGTCGTCGCATGCAGGCCGTTCACAAAATATTCGATGGATTTGCTGAGAAATTAATCGATGAGCACATTCATCGTAGATTAGGAGCATTTTGCGTGGGTGATGTCATTCCTTCTCTGGACTGGCTCGACATGCAAGGAATCCGTCGTCGCATGGCCGTTCACAAAATATTCGATGGATTTGCTGAGAAATTAATCGATGAGCACATTCATCGTAGATTAGGAAAAGGAAATCCCAAGGAAAAAGATCATGTTAAGGACATGGTAGACGCGATGCTCGACATGGCGGAGGCGGATAGCCAAACAATCTCACGGGTCAACATCAAAGCAATTATACTG GACATGGTAGCTCCGGGAATCGAAAAATCGTCGACAACAGTAGAATGGGCGATGAGTGAATTGCTGAGGAATCCTGCAACGCTCGCTCGAGCACAAAAAGAGATCGAATCTGCAGTGGGCAGAGATCGCAGAGTAAGGGAGAGTGACGTCATGAGCTTCGACTACTTGCGATGCGTTGTTAAGGAGACATTTCGACTTCATCCGCCGTTCCCTCTGCTCATTCCGCACGAGTCGATGGAAGGCTGCAACGTTGGAGGATATTTCGTTCCGCCAAAGACACGGCTGTTTGTGAATGTTTGGGCGATGGGGAGGGATAAAAACGTTTGGAAAGATGCTCATCAGTTTGAGCCCGAGCGGTTCATAGGGTGTAATAAGGATGTGAGAGGTCAGGATTTCGATTTGTTGCCATTCGGAACAGGAAGAAGAGGATGCCCTGGGATTTCCATGGGTCTATCTGTTCTTGAGTTGGCACTTGCTCAGCTTCTTCACTGCTTTGACTGGACTGTGGAGGGCGAGGTAGATATGGCGGAAGAGTTTGGATTAACTGTTCCCAGAAAAACTCCGCTGTTTGTCCGCCCTTCGTGGAGGCTCCCAGCTGAATATCCTATTTAA